One genomic segment of Ricinus communis isolate WT05 ecotype wild-type chromosome 5, ASM1957865v1, whole genome shotgun sequence includes these proteins:
- the LOC8287927 gene encoding probable apyrase 7 has product MVFGRVADIFNAAIGRLTAAKSSSAQYISTGSSPPPVETIDHGFSFANAGRKNNLRLSSSLQDFSSYRRLDLEGGGYSVGTDRKPPLLQRENAGSSFSKEKALPAGNPFLRRKWVRFFMILLCLLLLAFLTYLITMYIISYWSQGVSKFYVVLDCGSTGTRAYVYQASIDHKKDGNLPIVLKSFTEGHSRKSNGRAYDRMETEPGLHMLVHNISGLKAAINPLVQWAEKQIPEHAHKATSLFLYATAGVRRLPTTDSNWLLDNAWSILKSSPFLCQRKWVKVISGMDEAYYGWISLNYQTGVLGNSPKKVTFGALDMGGSSLQVTFESKDLGHNETDLNLRIGAAYHHLTAYSLAGYGLNDAFDKSVVQIFKGLPTTDLVKKGNIEIKHPCLQSGYKEQYICSQCASVLQSSAGPVVVGRNSGKGVKPGVPVQLIGAPNWQECSALAKVAVNLSEWSNQSAPLDCDLQPCALPDIYPRPYGQFYAMSGFFVVYRFFNLTSEASLDDVLEKGQEYCQKTWEAAKNSVPPQPFIEQYCFRAPYIVLLLREGLHITDDHIIIGSGSITWTLGVALFQAGKAFSPRLRLPSYEILQMKIHPIVLIVVLATSLVLLICALSCLGNWMQRFFRRPYLPLFRHNSASATSVLSIPSPFRFQRWSPISSGDGRVKMPLSPTVAGGQQGPFGLAHGLSSSGIQLMESSLYPSTSGVSHSYSSSSLGQMMENNSMGSFWSPHRSQMRLQSRRSQSREDLSSSLAEAHLVKV; this is encoded by the exons ATGGTGTTTGGTAGAGTAGCAGATATATTTAATGCTGCAATAGGTCGTTTGACAGCTGCTAAGTCTTCTTCTGCTCAGTATATATCAACTGGATCATCACCGCCTCCAGTTGAAACCATTGACCATGGCTTTAGTTTTGCAAATGCTGGCCGCAAGAATAATTTGAGACTTTCTTCGTCTCTTCAAGATTTCTCATCATATCGTCGACTTGATCTTGAAGGAGGTGGGTATAGCGTTGGAACTGATAGGAAGCCACCTTTGTTGCAGAGAGAAAATGCTGGCTCAAGTTTCTCAAAGGAGAAAGCATTGCCTGCTGGAAACCCATTTTTGCGGAGGAAGTGGGTGCGGTTTTTCATGATTCTTTTGTGCCTGTTACTGCTCGCTTTCTTAACTTATCTGATTACAATgtatattatttcatattgGTCTCAAGGAGTTTCCAAGTTCTATGTTGTTCTTGATTGTGGAAGTACTGGCACTCGAGCCTATGTATATCAGGCATCAATTGATCACAAGAAAGATGGTAATCTGCCCATTGTTCTTAAATCATTTACAGAGGGTCATTCTAGAAAGTCAAATGGACGGGCATATGACAGGATGGAAACTGAGCCTGGGCTTCACATGTTAGTACATAATATTTCTGGATTAAAGGCTGCTATAAATCCTCTTGTTCAGTGGGCTGAGAAGCAAATCCCTGAGCATGCACATAAGGCTACCTCTCTTTTCCTTTATGCTACAGCTGGGGTTCGCAGGCTGCCAACTACTGATTCAAATTGGCTTCTAGACAATGCATGGTCCATACTGAAGAGTTCACCTTTCCTGTGCCAGAGAAAATGGGTCAAGGTTATCAGTGGAATGGATGAAGCTTACTATGGATGGATATCGCTTAATTATCAAACAGGTGTATTGGGGAATAGTCCCAAGAAAGTAACATTCGGTGCACTTGACATGGGCGGGTCATCATTACAGGTTACATTTGAGAGCAAAGACCTTGGCCATAATGAGACTGACCTAAACCTTAGAATTGGAGCTGCTTATCATCATCTCACTGCCTATTCTCTTGCGGGCTACGGCTTAAATGACGCATTTGACAAGTCTGttgttcaaatttttaaagggCTCCCTACTACTGATCTAGTCAAAAAAGGGAACATAGAAATCAAGCACCCCTGTTTGCAATCCGGCTACAAGGAGCAATACATCTGTTCTCAGTGTGCTTCTGTTCTACAGAGTAGTGCCGGTCCTGTTGTTGTAGGAAGAAATTCAGGTAAGGGAGTCAAGCCAGGAGTCCCTGTGCAGCTTATTGGTGCTCCAAATTGGCAAGAATGCAGCGCACTGGCTAAAGTTGCTGTTAATTTGTCTGAGTGGTCTAATCAAAGTGCACCACTTGACTGTGATTTGCAACCTTGTGCTCTACCTGATATTTATCCCCGTCCTTATGGCCAGTTTTATGCCATGTCTGGCTTTTTTGTGGTTTATCGGTTTTTTAACCTGACTTCAGAAGCTTCACTTGATGATGTTTTGGAGAAGGGGCAAGAATACTGTCAAAAGACATGGGAAGCTGCAAAAAACAGTGTCCCTCCACAGCCTTTTATTGAACAATACTGCTTTAGGGCACCATACATAGTGTTACTGTTGAGAGAGGGTTTACACATCACAGATGACCACATCATTATTGGCTCTGGAAGTATTACTTGGACTCTTGGGGTTGCTCTCTTTCAAGCTGGGAAGGCATTTTCACCTAGGTTGAGGCTTCCTAGCTATGAAATACTCCAGATGAAGATACATCCAATAGTTCTTATTGTTGTTCTGGCTACATCACTGGTTTTGCTGATTTGCGCACTATCATGTCTTGGCAACTGGATGCAGAGATTTTTTCGAAGACCATATCTTCCGCTTTTCAGGCATAACAGTGCATCTGCTACATCAGTACTAAGTATCCCTTCTCCTTTCCGGTTCCAGCGTTGGAGTCCAATTAGTTCTG GAGATGGAAGAGTAAAGATGCCACTGAGTCCAACAGTTGCTGGTGGCCAGCAAGGACCATTTGGCTTGGCACATGGTCTAAGTAGCAGTGGCATCCAGCTCATGGAATCATCCTTATACCCATCAACCAGTGGAGTATCACATAGTTATTCTTCAAGTAGCTTAGGGCAGATGATGGAGAATAATAGCATGGGTTCATTCTGGTCTCCTCACAGAAGTCAGATGCGTCTTCAAAGCAGGAGATCGCAATCTCGAGAAGACCTCAGTTCCTCTTTGGCTGAGGCA